The Chelatococcus sp. HY11 genome includes a window with the following:
- a CDS encoding pyridoxal-phosphate dependent enzyme, producing the protein MPATQRDPTTGLERLILSQLPTPLDDAPRLARALGIAKLAIKREDMAGYALGGNKLRQLDFILAEALAAGADMLITTAGSQSNFCRSLAGAAAKLGLGCHLHLRAAMGTERVGNLLLDDVFGATITFTAVTDPWDRTVANELDAIAAGYAAEGRNPFIVQLTGVSAAVGVCGWMSGAAELIGDFAARGAVPDVLVAVCGSGLSLAGLALGFKHLGCRTRLLGISAQQPAPRLKAWICGTADEASALLGIDTRLMGDDFDIIDSEIAPGYGKPSPASLAAVRLAGRMEGLVLDPVYTGKGMAGLATAVRTGVIKPEHSVVFLHSGGTPGLFTHAQALAGEAMA; encoded by the coding sequence ATGCCCGCTACACAGCGTGACCCGACAACGGGTCTTGAGCGCCTCATTCTGTCGCAGCTGCCAACCCCACTGGATGATGCCCCCAGGCTGGCCCGGGCGCTCGGCATTGCGAAGCTTGCGATCAAGCGGGAGGACATGGCCGGTTACGCGTTGGGCGGCAACAAGCTGCGCCAGCTTGATTTCATCCTGGCTGAAGCCCTCGCCGCCGGCGCGGACATGCTGATCACCACAGCCGGCAGCCAGTCCAATTTTTGCCGGTCCCTCGCCGGCGCCGCCGCCAAGCTCGGGCTTGGTTGCCACCTCCACCTGCGCGCCGCGATGGGCACCGAGCGGGTAGGCAATCTCCTGCTGGATGACGTCTTCGGCGCTACCATCACCTTCACCGCCGTGACGGACCCCTGGGACCGGACGGTCGCCAATGAGCTCGACGCGATCGCCGCCGGCTATGCGGCCGAGGGCCGCAATCCTTTCATTGTGCAGCTGACGGGTGTGAGCGCGGCCGTCGGGGTCTGCGGCTGGATGTCCGGCGCGGCCGAGCTCATCGGGGACTTCGCGGCGCGTGGCGCGGTGCCGGACGTGTTGGTGGCCGTCTGCGGCTCCGGCCTCTCGCTCGCGGGCCTCGCTCTTGGCTTCAAGCATCTCGGTTGCCGCACGCGCCTCCTCGGCATCAGCGCCCAGCAGCCCGCTCCGCGCCTCAAGGCATGGATCTGCGGCACGGCGGATGAAGCCTCGGCCCTGCTCGGCATCGACACGCGCTTAATGGGCGATGATTTCGACATCATCGACAGCGAAATCGCGCCGGGCTACGGCAAGCCATCGCCGGCGAGCCTGGCAGCGGTCCGCCTCGCGGGCCGCATGGAAGGCCTGGTGCTCGACCCGGTCTATACCGGCAAGGGCATGGCCGGCCTCGCCACGGCGGTACGGACTGGCGTGATCAAGCCGGAGCATTCCGTCGTCTTCCTGCATTCCGGCGGCACACCCGGTCTCTTCACCCATGCGCAAGCGCTCGCCGGGGAGGCCATGGCGTGA
- a CDS encoding nuclear transport factor 2 family protein encodes MSDNQDIAHIYLATWNEIDDGQRRKLIAARWSADARYVDPLMSGAGSEGIALMIAAARAQFPGHRFELRGTPDSHNDYVRFSWSLTAGEGHPIAEGTDIVRLDAAGRIATVVGFLDPRPA; translated from the coding sequence ATGAGCGACAACCAAGATATCGCACACATCTATCTCGCCACCTGGAATGAAATTGACGATGGGCAGCGGCGTAAGCTCATCGCGGCGCGATGGTCCGCGGATGCTCGTTATGTGGATCCCCTGATGTCGGGAGCGGGAAGCGAGGGGATAGCCCTGATGATAGCGGCTGCGCGTGCGCAGTTTCCCGGTCACCGCTTCGAATTGCGGGGAACGCCGGACAGCCACAACGACTATGTTCGCTTTTCCTGGTCGTTGACGGCCGGCGAGGGGCACCCCATCGCCGAAGGGACGGATATCGTGCGTCTGGATGCGGCGGGCCGCATCGCGACCGTCGTCGGCTTCCTCGACCCACGGCCCGCATGA
- a CDS encoding putative quinol monooxygenase, whose product MSVTYLIEFDVKPTERERFLILINGVLDAMRGEDNFRNAALHRDPANANHFMLYETWANHQDVVDVQLQRPYRAAWHAALPDLLQEPRLISMWEPIRIDPPVVASANSP is encoded by the coding sequence ATGAGCGTGACCTATCTCATCGAGTTCGACGTCAAGCCAACGGAACGCGAGCGCTTCCTCATTCTCATCAATGGCGTCCTGGACGCCATGCGCGGCGAGGACAACTTCAGGAACGCGGCGCTGCACCGTGATCCCGCCAACGCCAATCATTTCATGCTTTATGAGACCTGGGCGAACCACCAGGATGTCGTCGACGTACAGCTCCAACGCCCGTATCGCGCGGCCTGGCACGCGGCGCTGCCGGATCTGCTGCAGGAGCCACGGCTCATCAGCATGTGGGAACCAATCAGGATCGACCCGCCCGTCGTTGCTTCGGCAAACAGCCCCTGA
- a CDS encoding succinylglutamate desuccinylase/aspartoacylase family protein: MSRSEATQPGPARLDIPLDRPGRTIGALRLPWSHDRSAYGQIVIPVIVINGGPGPTVLCTGGVHGDEYEGPIVLGALARELVPEDIKGRLIIMPTANPPAALASRRTSPIDGGNLARLFPGEASGGPTSQIAEGITRLLLPGADYLLDFHSGGGTLDYLPCAFGRLPADKALAARVLDLLVAFGAPVTAVVKRPEAKGTLVATALDLGVVAMATELGGSGGVTRQTVAIAAAGLRRALAHVGVLTDSASGPASASTPTSASTRLLAVGGEHFLRSPGRGLFAPAFMLGDAVAAGDVAGWLSDPERPERTPEPLHYAADGLVICRRVPTLAEPGDVLVHMGEDTTPDALINGS; the protein is encoded by the coding sequence GTGAGCAGATCGGAAGCCACTCAGCCAGGCCCCGCGCGGCTCGACATTCCGCTGGATCGGCCGGGGCGCACGATCGGCGCGCTGCGGTTGCCGTGGTCTCATGACCGCTCCGCCTATGGCCAGATCGTTATCCCTGTCATCGTGATCAACGGCGGCCCCGGGCCGACCGTGCTATGCACCGGTGGCGTCCACGGCGATGAATATGAAGGTCCGATCGTCCTCGGCGCGCTGGCCCGCGAACTCGTGCCTGAGGATATCAAGGGCAGGCTGATCATCATGCCCACTGCCAATCCGCCGGCGGCACTGGCCAGCCGGCGCACCTCACCCATCGATGGCGGCAACCTCGCGCGCCTTTTCCCCGGGGAGGCGAGCGGCGGCCCCACAAGCCAGATCGCCGAGGGCATCACACGCCTTCTCCTGCCTGGGGCTGACTATCTCCTGGATTTCCACAGCGGCGGCGGCACGCTCGACTATCTGCCCTGCGCCTTCGGCCGTCTGCCGGCGGACAAGGCCTTGGCAGCCCGGGTGCTGGATCTTTTGGTAGCCTTTGGCGCGCCCGTGACCGCGGTGGTAAAGCGCCCCGAGGCCAAGGGCACCCTTGTCGCCACGGCGCTCGATCTCGGTGTCGTCGCCATGGCGACGGAACTGGGCGGAAGCGGCGGCGTCACAAGGCAGACGGTTGCGATAGCCGCTGCCGGGCTGCGCCGCGCGCTTGCCCATGTCGGCGTCCTCACGGACAGCGCCTCCGGGCCGGCAAGCGCATCGACCCCGACAAGCGCATCGACACGGCTCCTCGCGGTCGGCGGCGAGCATTTCCTGCGCTCACCCGGACGAGGCCTCTTCGCTCCCGCCTTCATGCTCGGCGATGCGGTGGCGGCCGGCGACGTGGCGGGTTGGCTCAGCGATCCCGAACGGCCCGAACGAACGCCCGAACCGCTCCACTATGCGGCAGACGGCCTCGTCATCTGCCGGCGCGTGCCGACGCTCGCGGAGCCGGGAGACGTCCTTGTGCATATGGGGGAAGACACGACGCCGGACGCGCTGATCAACGGGTCTTGA
- a CDS encoding extracellular solute-binding protein: MSVTRRTILRTGAATAALLPFVGPLRADGKQINVFAHRVMQNVSNGTKGGDVTQAFTKATGDTVNWVTFETGPLHDRLFREASLSESTVDVAFILNTYATPRIANLFEPLGPRMAKDPVEDPKDLFPGLVKGVTIADELYAVPFRHASTGLHYNEEIFAERGIKGPPQTIEEFVEVAKKCTYTRPDGTPVVGFILPGVAYPEVIALARAWDADFITPDMKVVANSKEMVAALTMIRDLYTSGAVPKNLTGMKAEDANTWMQQGRAAMAASSMSRNGLYNDPAKSQVAGKIKTTYFPIAEALKGKYEVAPTKVEFWSMAIPKNSKNKDLAWAFIKAMSSKDATLAAALNGNGPVRGSTYDDPRIKEALPYSEAERKVLQVSRVPLPAFDNAARAADLFKEQAETVVLGMKSPQQAMDELTVSVQKLVS; encoded by the coding sequence ATGAGTGTGACGAGACGGACAATTCTGAGAACGGGCGCCGCGACGGCGGCGCTTCTGCCCTTCGTGGGTCCGCTGCGGGCCGACGGCAAGCAGATCAACGTGTTCGCGCACCGCGTGATGCAGAACGTGTCCAATGGTACAAAGGGGGGTGACGTCACTCAGGCTTTCACGAAGGCGACCGGCGACACGGTCAACTGGGTGACTTTCGAGACAGGGCCGCTGCATGACCGGCTGTTCCGCGAGGCTTCGCTCTCGGAATCCACCGTCGATGTGGCCTTTATTCTCAACACCTACGCCACGCCGCGCATCGCGAACCTGTTCGAGCCGCTCGGTCCGCGCATGGCCAAGGATCCTGTCGAGGATCCGAAGGACCTGTTCCCGGGCCTCGTCAAGGGCGTGACGATTGCCGACGAGCTTTATGCGGTTCCGTTCAGGCACGCATCGACCGGTCTCCACTATAACGAGGAGATCTTCGCCGAGCGGGGCATCAAGGGACCGCCGCAGACCATCGAGGAATTCGTCGAGGTCGCCAAGAAATGCACCTACACCCGGCCTGATGGCACGCCGGTCGTGGGCTTCATCCTGCCGGGCGTGGCCTATCCCGAGGTTATCGCGCTCGCCCGTGCCTGGGATGCTGATTTCATTACCCCCGACATGAAGGTCGTCGCCAATTCCAAGGAGATGGTGGCGGCGCTGACCATGATCCGCGACCTGTACACGTCGGGTGCGGTTCCCAAGAACCTCACCGGCATGAAAGCCGAGGACGCCAATACCTGGATGCAGCAGGGCCGCGCGGCCATGGCCGCGAGTTCGATGAGCCGGAACGGTCTTTATAACGATCCAGCGAAGTCGCAGGTCGCCGGCAAGATCAAGACGACCTATTTCCCGATCGCCGAGGCCCTGAAGGGCAAATATGAGGTGGCGCCCACCAAGGTCGAGTTCTGGAGCATGGCGATCCCCAAGAACTCCAAGAACAAGGATCTGGCCTGGGCCTTCATCAAGGCGATGTCGTCGAAGGACGCGACGCTGGCCGCCGCTCTTAACGGCAACGGGCCGGTTCGCGGTTCCACCTATGATGATCCCCGCATCAAGGAGGCCCTCCCCTATTCGGAGGCGGAGCGGAAGGTGCTGCAGGTGTCGCGCGTGCCGCTGCCGGCCTTCGACAATGCCGCCCGCGCCGCCGACCTCTTCAAGGAACAGGCGGAAACGGTCGTCCTTGGGATGAAGTCACCGCAGCAGGCGATGGACGAGCTGACCGTCAGCGTGCAGAAGCTGGTCAGCTGA
- a CDS encoding glucokinase, with amino-acid sequence MTAKFPHPVLVGDIGGTNARFALVEAPGGALEASVQLHTHDHASAHDGVVAAIAAMRGGAAGSTSARLPAPRSMIVCGAGPLVDGRIQLTNAGWVLDQQALLDELGLEECLLLNDFEAQALSLPALPHEALHQITPDLSPRAGTRVVLGPGTGLGVAGLIESAGQFIPVASEGGHIDFGPVTDEEYGLWPHIERVDGRVTAECVLSGPGLLRLYKAQCTVAGREPLYGEPPTLVEAAVDGSDPVARDTVRLFLSILARFAGDVALTFGARGGVYLSGGILPRIQSLIDPVAFGAIFADKAPVDGFMSRIATVLVIEPQAVLLGMAAVAAAPECYRMDWNSRLSRRERHR; translated from the coding sequence ATGACGGCAAAATTTCCTCACCCCGTACTGGTCGGCGATATCGGTGGCACCAATGCGCGCTTCGCGCTGGTAGAAGCCCCCGGCGGCGCCCTCGAAGCTTCCGTGCAGCTACATACGCATGACCATGCGAGCGCCCATGACGGTGTCGTCGCGGCAATCGCAGCGATGCGCGGTGGCGCCGCTGGATCGACCTCCGCGCGTCTGCCGGCGCCCCGCTCTATGATCGTATGCGGCGCCGGGCCGTTGGTCGACGGGCGCATCCAGCTCACCAACGCGGGGTGGGTGCTCGACCAGCAGGCGTTGCTGGATGAGCTTGGCCTGGAAGAATGTCTGCTGCTCAACGATTTCGAGGCGCAGGCCCTCTCGCTGCCGGCCTTGCCGCATGAGGCGCTTCATCAAATCACGCCAGATCTGTCACCGCGGGCGGGAACGCGGGTCGTGCTCGGGCCGGGCACGGGCCTTGGTGTCGCGGGCCTCATCGAAAGTGCCGGCCAGTTCATTCCCGTTGCCAGCGAGGGCGGTCATATCGACTTCGGCCCCGTAACGGACGAGGAATATGGGCTCTGGCCGCATATCGAGCGGGTCGATGGCCGGGTGACGGCGGAATGCGTTCTGTCCGGCCCTGGCCTCTTGCGGCTCTACAAGGCGCAATGCACGGTGGCGGGACGGGAGCCGCTCTACGGCGAGCCACCCACGCTGGTCGAAGCTGCGGTGGACGGCAGCGATCCCGTGGCGCGTGATACGGTGCGTCTGTTTCTCTCCATCCTGGCGCGCTTTGCCGGTGACGTCGCGCTGACATTCGGCGCCCGGGGTGGCGTTTACCTCTCCGGTGGTATCCTGCCGCGGATCCAGTCGTTGATCGACCCCGTCGCCTTCGGCGCGATCTTCGCCGACAAGGCCCCGGTCGATGGTTTCATGAGTCGTATCGCGACTGTGCTGGTCATAGAGCCGCAGGCTGTGCTGCTTGGCATGGCGGCCGTTGCGGCGGCGCCGGAGTGCTACCGCATGGATTGGAACAGCAGGCTTTCCCGCCGTGAGCGTCATAGGTGA
- a CDS encoding SIS domain-containing protein produces MVIASMTMVNFQRDRGDAMAADETGAGPDQRAGVKAASGPLMQDASRFLDKIAAQRAQLSPSERKVADFVLDHPERIIRMSIAELAASVGVSQPTVLRFVRSLGLSRYPDLKLLTGQSIVSGTPYLHSEVRTQDTLDEVADKIFDSSIHVLNTVRQSINREALMRAVQMIVAARRIDCFGAGAASILAIEAQHKLMRLGLPVMAYVDTHLQRMAAATLGPRDVVLCFSHTGEIRDTVKMAMKAREVGACVIALTKPGTALAAAADILLAIDAHENTEVYAPMTSRIAHAVVLDIIVTAVALHFGEPLLKRLRDVKDSLADLRLPAAHGQAGKQGGTGKAPAGGYGG; encoded by the coding sequence ATGGTCATCGCATCGATGACGATGGTGAATTTCCAGCGTGACCGAGGTGATGCAATGGCGGCGGACGAAACGGGCGCCGGGCCTGACCAGCGCGCGGGTGTCAAGGCAGCCAGCGGGCCGCTGATGCAGGACGCGTCGCGTTTCCTGGACAAGATTGCGGCCCAACGCGCGCAATTGTCGCCGTCGGAGCGGAAGGTCGCCGATTTCGTTCTGGATCATCCCGAGCGGATCATTCGCATGTCGATCGCCGAATTGGCCGCGTCGGTCGGAGTAAGCCAGCCAACTGTGCTGCGCTTCGTGCGTTCGCTCGGCCTGTCGCGCTATCCCGATCTCAAATTGCTCACCGGCCAGAGCATCGTCTCCGGCACGCCCTATCTCCATAGCGAGGTCCGTACACAGGACACGCTGGATGAGGTCGCGGACAAGATTTTCGATTCGAGTATTCACGTCCTCAACACGGTTCGCCAGTCGATCAATCGCGAGGCACTGATGCGTGCCGTGCAGATGATTGTCGCGGCGCGGCGCATCGATTGTTTCGGTGCTGGCGCGGCCAGCATTCTCGCCATCGAGGCGCAGCACAAACTCATGCGCTTGGGGTTGCCCGTGATGGCCTATGTCGACACGCATTTGCAGCGCATGGCGGCGGCGACACTCGGACCGCGTGACGTCGTGCTGTGCTTTTCCCATACGGGCGAGATCCGCGACACGGTGAAGATGGCCATGAAGGCGAGGGAGGTTGGCGCTTGCGTCATCGCCCTTACCAAGCCCGGTACGGCCCTTGCCGCCGCGGCCGATATCCTGCTCGCGATCGACGCCCATGAGAATACGGAAGTCTACGCGCCGATGACCTCGCGGATCGCCCATGCCGTGGTGTTGGACATCATCGTGACCGCCGTTGCCCTGCATTTCGGCGAACCTCTGCTCAAGCGTCTGCGCGATGTGAAGGACAGCCTGGCTGATCTCCGCCTGCCGGCCGCGCATGGGCAGGCTGGGAAGCAGGGGGGCACGGGCAAAGCGCCAGCGGGCGGGTATGGTGGGTGA
- a CDS encoding helix-turn-helix transcriptional regulator yields METTSETTIDNVGSLLREWRQRRRFSQLDLASEAALSTRHLSFVESGRASASRDMLIRLAEHLAMPLRIRNRLLLAGGYAPEHAERPLDARDMTAAREAVEAVLAGHMPFPALAVDRHWNLVLANPALAPFLAGVEQQLLTTPVNVLRLSLHPEGLAPRIDNLAEWRHHLLERLARQCDETGDPVLADLLAELSTLPFRASRARPGTANAIAVPLRLRADDGACLSFISTTTVFGTATDVTLAELTLECFYPADAATRTALLNAPLSSDAVGASS; encoded by the coding sequence ATGGAGACGACCTCGGAAACGACCATCGACAACGTGGGCTCCCTGTTGCGCGAATGGCGCCAGAGACGCCGCTTCAGCCAACTCGACCTCGCAAGCGAAGCCGCTCTGTCCACCCGCCATCTGAGCTTCGTGGAGAGCGGGCGGGCCTCCGCGAGCCGTGACATGCTCATTCGCCTTGCCGAGCATCTCGCAATGCCGCTGCGCATTCGGAACCGGCTGCTGCTCGCGGGCGGATACGCACCAGAACACGCCGAACGTCCACTCGATGCGCGCGACATGACTGCGGCGCGTGAAGCGGTGGAGGCAGTCCTTGCCGGCCATATGCCTTTTCCCGCCCTTGCCGTGGATCGTCATTGGAACCTTGTGCTTGCCAATCCCGCCCTTGCGCCGTTCCTGGCGGGGGTAGAGCAACAGCTCCTGACGACTCCCGTGAACGTACTGCGGCTCAGCCTCCATCCGGAGGGCCTGGCGCCGCGCATCGACAATCTGGCCGAGTGGCGACACCACCTGCTCGAACGCCTCGCCCGACAATGCGACGAGACCGGCGACCCTGTGCTGGCGGATTTGCTGGCAGAGCTCTCCACCTTGCCCTTCCGGGCCAGCAGGGCCCGGCCGGGGACAGCCAATGCCATCGCTGTCCCGCTGAGGCTCAGAGCCGATGATGGCGCATGCCTCTCCTTCATTTCCACCACCACGGTCTTCGGAACAGCGACAGATGTGACGTTGGCGGAACTGACCCTCGAATGCTTCTATCCGGCCGACGCCGCGACACGCACGGCGTTGCTGAACGCGCCCTTATCTTCGGATGCCGTGGGAGCCTCATCATGA
- a CDS encoding polyamine ABC transporter substrate-binding protein, with amino-acid sequence MIRSLMLRSLVSIAALAAAGVALAQDKTVNVYNWSDYIDPTVLEEFTKETGIKVVYDTYDNNEIVETKLLAGKSGYDIVVPSGPFLQREIKAKVFQPLDKAKIPNLVNMWPDVAKKLTVFDPGNVYAVNYMWGTTGIGLNVDKVKERLGDVPLNTWDLVLKPEVAAKLKDCGIYMLDSPEDLFPGVLNYVGLNPDSKDSKDLNKATDALMKVRGNIRKFHSSEYINALANGDICVAVGYSGDIVQAKTRAEEAKNGVNIGYVIPKEGALMWFDSMAIPADAKNVAEAHAFIDFMNRPEIAARNANAVHYASGNLAAKKDVDPAILNDPGIYPDEQTMSRLFTNTAYNEQAQRTATRLWTRIKTGR; translated from the coding sequence ATGATCCGTTCTCTGATGCTCCGCTCCTTGGTGTCGATCGCCGCGCTGGCCGCGGCCGGGGTCGCCTTGGCGCAGGACAAGACAGTCAACGTCTATAACTGGTCGGACTACATCGATCCTACCGTGCTCGAGGAGTTCACGAAGGAAACGGGGATCAAGGTCGTCTACGATACCTACGACAACAACGAGATCGTCGAGACGAAGCTGCTTGCCGGCAAATCCGGCTACGACATCGTCGTGCCGTCTGGACCGTTCCTGCAGCGCGAGATCAAGGCCAAGGTCTTCCAACCGCTCGACAAGGCGAAGATTCCCAATCTCGTCAACATGTGGCCGGACGTGGCCAAGAAGCTCACCGTCTTCGACCCCGGCAATGTCTATGCCGTCAATTACATGTGGGGCACCACGGGCATCGGCCTGAACGTCGACAAGGTGAAGGAGCGGCTTGGCGATGTGCCGCTGAATACCTGGGATCTCGTGCTGAAGCCTGAAGTCGCGGCGAAACTCAAGGATTGCGGCATCTATATGCTGGATTCGCCCGAGGACCTCTTCCCCGGCGTCCTGAACTATGTCGGCCTCAATCCCGATTCGAAGGACTCGAAGGATCTCAACAAGGCGACCGATGCGCTCATGAAAGTGCGTGGCAACATCCGCAAGTTCCATTCCTCCGAATATATCAACGCGCTCGCCAACGGCGACATCTGCGTGGCGGTCGGGTATTCCGGCGATATCGTGCAGGCCAAGACCCGCGCGGAAGAGGCCAAGAACGGCGTCAACATCGGCTATGTCATTCCGAAGGAAGGCGCGCTGATGTGGTTCGATTCCATGGCTATCCCGGCCGATGCCAAGAACGTCGCGGAGGCGCATGCCTTCATCGATTTCATGAACCGGCCCGAGATCGCGGCGCGCAACGCCAATGCCGTGCACTACGCCAGCGGCAACCTGGCCGCGAAGAAGGATGTCGATCCCGCGATCCTGAACGATCCGGGCATCTATCCGGATGAGCAGACCATGTCGCGCCTGTTCACGAACACCGCCTATAACGAGCAGGCCCAGCGCACCGCGACGCGCCTGTGGACCCGCATCAAAACGGGACGCTAA